GGCGTCGTCCTCGTCGTAGAGGAGCGTATGCCCCAGCCTGCGGGCGAAATCGTCCGCCCCGGCCAGGTCGTCGGTAAAGACCTCGTATCCCGAAATCTCGTCCGGCGCCCAGTCCGAGAGGCGCTGCACGTTGCGCAGATCGGTCAGGATGACCGTGTTGTCCATCTCGTCCATCCCCGACGAGTAAATCCCCGCCACCTTGAACCGGTCGCGGCGCGGCGTGTCGCCGGCCTCGACGAAGAGCATCTCCACGCGGTCGCCCACGCCGAGCATCAGCCGGTCGGCCAGGCTGCGCGAAAGCAGGATGTCCTTCGTGCGGATCGAATCCCCCACGCGGGGCAAATCCCCGTCGACGAGCCATCCGCGGAAGGCCGACCAGTCGTAGGCCGTATCCACCCCCTTGAGCATCACCTCTCCCACGGCGTCGGCCGTACGGACGATGCCGCCCTTGACGGCGTACGGAGCCATCGAAGCGAATCCCCGGGTCGAGCGGATCAGCCCTTCGGTGCGGGCGCTGCGGTGCACGGGCTCCGAATCGAGCGTCCCGACACCCCGCACGTCGGTCACGACGGCATGCGCCACAAAGGCCGTTACCTTGCGTGCCACCTCGTGCTTGAACCCCATGATCACGGCCATGGCCAGGATCATTACCGCCACGCTCAACGCCACGGAAATCACGGCGATACGCTCCATCACCCCGGGTTTGTTATCCGGGGTGTGCTGCGCCGTCCGGCGGGCGATGAAAAAGGCGAGGTTCACGGCTGCTGATTTTGCTGGAAAATTTATGCAAAGAAACACAATTATTTCGTATTTTTGTCCGAAATAACCCAATTAAATTGGAAGCTCCGCTTCGTGCAGGCGGGATCCGGGGGGGGGTACGGACACGAAACCCTGCAGTTCCGGAAACAGCCGGGGGCAAACCGCCCCCCGAGGGACGGCTTCCGACATGGGGCGACACAAACATATTCACGTTATTCGGATGAAAAAACAGGCTTTGGTCACAGGGGCCACATCGGGCATCGGACGCGCCACGGCGCTCCGGCTCGCGGCGGAAGGCTACGACATCATAGCGACGGGACGGCGTAGCGAAAGGCTCGAATCGCTCCGCCGCGAAATCGAGGCGGCAGGCGGCCGCTGCACGACGCTCACGTTCGACGTCCGCAGCGAAGAGGCCGTGCGCCGCAATCTCGAACCGCTCGGGCGCGTCGACCTGCTGGTCAACAACGCCGGGCTTGCGGCCGGGCTCGAACACATCGACAAGGGGGACACGGCCGACTGGGACGCCATGATCGACACCAACGTCAAGGGGCTGCTCTATGTCACGCGCGTCATCACCCCCAAGATGGTGGCCGCAGGCGGCGGGCACGTCTTCAACATCGGGTCGATCGCCGGCACGGAACCCTACGAGAACGGCGCCGTATACTGCGCTTCGAAGCACGCCGTGCACGCCATCTCGCAGGCCATGCGCGCCGACCTGCTCGCCAGCGGCATCAAGGTGACGGAGATCCGTCCAGGCATGGTCGAGACAGAGTTCTCCGAGGTGCGCTTCCACGGCGACAAGGAGCGCGCCGACCGGGTTTACGACGGCGTCGAGCCGCTCACCGGCGATGACATCGCCGAGGCGATCGCATGGGCGGCACAATTACCGGCCCATATGACCGTTAATGAAATGGTACTGATGCCCTCGCAGCAGGCGGGCGCATATTACACACACAGAAAAAACTAAATGACTATGACACACATGCTTTTCACCCTGCTCCAGGCAGGATACTACGCCGAACCGGCCTCCGGTGCGGCACACTATTCGGCGGCGACGATGGGAATGTTCGTCCTGATCATCGTCATCGGTATCGCCGGCTACGCCGTGCAGGCACGCCTGCAATCGGTATTCCGCAAATATTCGAAGGTGCAGTTCCCCGGCGGCCTCACGGGCGCCGAGGTGGCCGAGAAGATGCTCCGCGACAACAACATCCATAACGTCAAAGTGACGCACGTGGGCGGCAACCTGACCGACCACTTCAACCCGCAGACGATGACCGTCAACCTGAGCGACAGCGTCTATTCGTCGACGAGCGTCGCAGCGGCAGCCGTGGCGGCGCACGAGTGCGGGCACGCCGTGCAACATGCCCGGGGCTACGCCCCCCTGACGCTGCGCTCGCAGCTGGTACCCATCGTGCAGTTCTCCTCGACCGCCGCCACGTGGGTCATCATCCTCGGACTGGTGATCCTCGCCACGACGCAGAACGAACTGCTGTGCTGGATCGGCGTGGGGCTGATCGCCATGTCGGCGGTCTTCTCGCTGGTGACGCTTCCCGTCGAATACAACGCCTCGGCACGCGCGCTGGAATGGCTGCAGGTCAGCCGCACGATGCAGGGCGCACAGCTCGCACAAGCCCGGGAAGCCCTCTCGTGGGCAGCGCGCACCTACCTCGTAGCAGCCCTCAGCGCCATCGCCTCGGTGCTTTACTACGTCTTCCTGATCCTCGGACGACGCGACTAAACGGCCGATGAATACCCCCGAAAAAGACTACTCCCACCGGGGATGGATCGCGGCCCTGGCGCTGATCGCAGTGCTTGGGGCCGTGAGTTTTATCCCCCCGCAAAGCCTCGGCGGCGTCAAGCTCCGCCGGGCCAACATCCTGTCGGACATCCTGTCGTTCGAGGACGCCGCGGCGGAAGCCGCCGAACCGGCGCTCTTCGACGAGGACGATTTCCACGTCGACATGGCACAGGTCGCCCGGCGCATCGAGGCCGAGCGCATCGAAGCGGACACAGCGCCCCGCCCCGTGCAAACCACCTTCGAATGGCTGCTGCGACAGGACAGCTCCGGCCGCAGGGCGGTAGTCCCCGACACGGTGCGGCTCAACCCGGCGCTCGTGGCGATCGAGCAGTTCGCCCCGGCCGATTCGGGACGTCTCAGGGCATTCTACGACACGCTGCTCTATGCCCGCCGTCCGGTGCGCATCGCCGTACTGGGCGACTCGTTCATCGAAGGCGACATCCTCACGGCCGACCTGCGCGAGAAACTGCAACAGGCCTACGGCGGGGGCGGCGCGGGCTTCGCCCCGATGGCATCGCCCCTGACGGCCTTCCGGCGCACGATCAAAACCCAGTCGAAAGGCTGGACGGCATACAACATCATGCAGCGCAAAGCGGCGCCCCAGAACCTGCGCGGGCACTTCTTCGTCTCGGGCTGGGTGTGCCAGCCCTCGGAGGGCGCCTCCACGCGGTGGGAAAACACCGACTACCGGCAGCGGCTCGACTCCTGCACCGCGGCACGGGTGTTCTTCATCAGCCCCGGCGACAGCCGCATCGAACTGACGCTCAACGATTCGCTCCGCCGCGAATTCGAGGTCGAAGGAGCCGCCGCCGTCCGGCAGGTCACGGTCACGGCGCCCCATATCCGTTCGCTGGCATTCAAGGTGAACTCCGGGACGGAAGGGTTCATCGGCTACGGCGCCGTCTTCGAAGCCGACGGCGTCGTGGTCGACAACTACTCGGTGCGCAGCAACAACGGGCAGGCGATGTTCTGGACAAACCCGTCGGTCAATGCGCAGATCAACGCCCACGCGGGTTACGACCTGGTAATCCTGCAATACGGGCTCAACATCATGCAGACGGGGGTACACAACTACACCAACTACGCCCGACAGATCGAGAAAATGGTCGTCTACGTGCAGCAGTGCTTCCCCACGGCGGCCGTGCTGGTACTGGGCGTGAGCGACCGTTCGGTGAAGACCGACGCAGGCTTCGAACCCATGGATGCCATCCCCTACATGCTCGACTACCAGCGCGGGGCTGCGGAAAACACGGGCGCGGCATTCTGGCCCACGTGCGATGCCATGCGTTCGCTGGGCGGCATGGAACAGTTCGTCGCCAACGGCTGGGCCGGCAAGGACTACACGCACATCAACTACGCCGGCGGGCGCCGCGTGGCCTGGTCGCTCGTCGATGCGATCAACGCCGGGACGTACGAAGCCCATGCCGCCGCTGAAGCCGCACGCATCCGCCGCCAGGCCGAGCAGGCCGTACTCGACAGCACCAGGCTGCTGAAGATCGACCGGGAGATGCTGCCCGTCCGTGCAATCGAAAACCTCAACGCACCCCGGAAATGACACTCCCCGCAACGGACGGCATCATGGAAAAACTGCAGGCGCTGCTCTCGTACGACGCCTCTTCGCCGCTGATTTTCAGCAGCGGGTTGTTCCTGTTCCTCTTCGCCGGGTTCATGCTCATATACAATGCCTTCCGCCGTGCGCCGATGGCCCGCATCGTCTATGTCATCCTCTTTTCGCTCTATTTCTACTACAAATCGAGCGGCATCTATTTCCTGCTGCTCATCTTCGCCGCCACGAGCGACTTCCTCATAGCGCAGGGCATCTACCGCGTGCGGAGCCGCGCCGCGAAACGGTGGCTCGTCGTACTGAGCGTCATGGTGAACCTCGGGATGCTGGGATATTTCAAATACACCAACTTCCTGGTCGACATCGCCAACCAGATGTTCGGGCAGGGGTTCCTCCAATTCCAGAACATCTTCCTGCCGGTCGGCATCTCGTTCTTCGTGTTCCAGTCGATGAGCTACACGATCGACATCTACCGCGGGCAGCTCAAACCGCTCGGCAACTGGTGCGACTACCTGTTCTATCTCTCGTTCTTCCCCCAGCTGGTCGCAGGCCCGATCGTCCGGGCCCGGGACTTCATCCCCCAGATCCGCCGCAACCCGGTCGTCGTGACGCGCGAAATGTTCGGCACGGGAGTCTTCCTGATCCTTACGGGACTCTTCAAAAAGGCGATCATTTCGGACTACATCTCGCTCAATTTCGTCGACCGCATCTTCGACGAGCCGCTGCTCTATTCGGGCTTCGAGTGCCTGGCGGGCATCTACGGCTATGCCTTGCAGATCTACTGCGATTTCTCGGGCTATTCCGACATGGCGATCGGCATCGCCCTGCTGCTGGGCTTCCGCTTTCCCAAGAACTTCGACGCCCCGTACAAGTCGGCCACCATCACCGAATTCTGGCGCAGGTGGCATATCTCGCTCTCCTCGTGGCTGCGCGATTACCTCTACATCTCGCTGGGCGGCAACCGCAAAGGCAAACTGCGCACCTACGGCAACCTGCTCGTCACGATGGTGCTGGGTGGGTTGTGGCACGGTGCGGCGATCCGTTTCATCCTCTGGGGCACGCTGCATGGCGTAGCGCTGGCGCTGCATAAACTGTGGATGGCCGTCGTCCCGGGGGCCAAGGCCACCGGGGCGCAGATGCACTGGTGGAGCCGTGCGGCGGGCGTCTTCTTCACGTTCAACCTCGTCTGCCTGGGCTGGCTGATGTTCCGCGCCGAGTCGATGCAGACCGTCGAACTGATGCTGCACCAGATCTTCTCCAACTTCAACGTCCCGATGATCCCGCAGGTCATCGCGGGCTACGCGGGTGTCTTCGCCCTGATCGGTGCGGGCTACCTGCTCCACCTCATGCCGGGCTGCGTCGACCGCGCGGCACAGCGCCTGGTAGCCAACGCCCCGCTGGTGTTGCAGATCGTGATGGCCGCCGCGATGATCTGGTGCGTGATGCAGATCAAATCGAGCGACATACAACCGTTCATATACTTTCAGTTTTAAAATGCGTATGACGGCCGCCTTGCATCCCGGTATGTTCTTCCCGCGGCCGACGGCCGTGTTTGCAAGTCTGACCCCACCCCAAGCCCCTGCCGAGAGAGGGCTTCCCGCAATGCGGCAAAAACAACCCACAGCCATTTACGACAAATCCATCGACCCATGTATACTTTCGACCACGGCCTGTTCATGGCCCTCAATTTCGACGGCGGCCCCCTGTTCGACCGCGTAATGCTCACCGTCTCGGGCACGGCGATGTGGCTGCCGCTCTATGCATTGATCCTGTGGCTGGTATGGCGCCGCAGCGGCTGGCGGGGCATGTCGGTTTTCCTGGTGCTGATGCTCCTCGCCCTGGGGCTGTCGGACATAGTCTCGGGCATCTTCAAGCACAACGGCCTGCTGGGCGACTTGTTGCCGCAGCTCGAACCGCGGCCGCGGCCGATGTTCACCCCCACGCTCGAAGGGCTGGAGATCACGCCCGACTCGCTGCGCGCCCTTCGCAGTGCGGCAGTGCCGCACGACTGGGCGGTACACGTCCCGCCCGAGGCCGTAAGCGGCATGTACGGCACCGTCTCGGCACACGCGGCCACGATCGTCGCGGTGGCCGTGCTTTCATGCGGCGCAATCCGCCGCAAGTGGTTCACCGCCCTGATGGTCGTCTGCACCGTCGTCATCTGCTATTCGCGCATCTACCTGGGCAAGCATTTCCCGATGGATCTCGTATGGGGCACGCTCGTGGGCTCCGTACTGGGCTACGCCGCCCTGCGGGGCTACCGCAGGCTGGCACAGAGCCGGAACAGACGATTCACCCACCCCCGGTGAAGCATATTTGCGCAGAATTTATTAACTTTGCACGGTCAATAGTCCAAACATTCAAAAACACAGGATATGAGTATCGAACTCAGTGAACAGGAACAGCTCCGGAGGCAGTCGCTTGCAGCCCTGCGCGAGCTCGGCATCGACCCCTATCCCGCCGCCCGCTATGAGGTGACGGCCACGGCACGGGAGATCGCCGACAACTACGACGAGGCCCGAGGCAACTACCAGGACGTCCGCATCGCAGGCCGCATCATGTCGCGCCGCATCATGGGCAGCGCCTCGTTCTTCGAATTGCAGGATCACACGGGCCGCATCCAGGTCTACATCCGCCGCGACGACGTCTGCCCCGAAGGAGACCCCACGCTATACAACACGGTGTTCAAGAAACTGCTCGACATCGGCGATTTCATCGGCGTCGAGGGCTTCGCGTTCCACACCAACACGGGCGAACTGTCGGTGCACTGCCGCAAGTTCACGGTGCTCTCGAAGTCGATCCGCCCGCTGCCCGTCGTCAAGGCCAAGGACGGCCAGACGTTCGACGCCTTCACCGACCCCGAAGTCCGCTACCGCCAGCGCTACGTCGACCTGGTGGTGAACCCGCAGGTGCGCGACGTATTCGTCCGGCGCGCCAAGATCGTCGCCACGATGCGCCAGTTCTTCAACGAGCGCGGCTACGTCGAGGTGGAGACCCCGATCCTGCAGCCGATTCCGGGCGGCGCCTCGGCACGCCCGTTCATCACGCACCACAATGCGCTCGACATCGACCAGTACCTGCGCATCGCCAGTGAGCTGTACCTCAAGAAACTGATCGTCGGCGGATTCGACGGCGTATACGAGTTTGGCAAGAATTTCCGCAACGAGGGCATGGATCGCACGCACAACCCCGAATTCACCGTCATGGAGATTTACGTGGCCTACAAGGACTACCTCTGGATGATGGAGTTCACCGAGCAGATGCTCGAACGGGTGGCCGTGGCCGTGAACGGCACGACGGAGCTGACGCTCGACGGCAAGCAGATCTCGTTCAAGGCACCGTTCCGCCGCCTGACGATGACCGACGCCATCCGCGAGAAAACGGGCTACGACATCACGGGGCAGAGCGAGGAGCAGCTCCGCGAAGCCTGCAAGCGCCTCGGCGTCGAAATCGACGACACGATGGGCAAGGGCAAGCTGATCGACGCCATCTTCGGGCAGTACTGCGAGGAGGAGTTGATCCAGCCCACGTTCGTGTGCGATTACCCGCGCGAAATGTCGCCGCTATGCAAGCGTCACCGCTCGAACCCCGACCTCACGGAACGTTTCGAACTGTTCGTGAACGGCAAGGAGCTGTGCAACGCCTACTCGGAGCTCAACGACCCGATCGACCAGCTGGAACGCTTCCAGGAGCAGCTGCGGCTGAGCGAAAAGGGCGACGACGAGGCCATGTTCATCGACATGGATTTCGTACGCGCACTGGAATACGGCATGCCGTCGTGCTCGGGCATGGGCATAGGCATCGACCGCCTCACGATGTTCATGACCGACCAGGCTTCGATCCAGGACGTGCTCTTCTTCCCGCAGATGCGCCCCGAAAAAAAGGTCGTGAACGACCCCGTGGAGAAATACACCGCCGCCGGCATCCCCGAAGAGTGGGTGCCCGTCATCCAGAAAATGGGTTACATCACGGTCGAGGCACTGAAGAAACTCGCCCCGGGCAAGTTCTTCAACGACCTGTGCGGCTTCAACAAAAAGAACAAGCTCGGCCTGAAGGCCCCCTCGATCGAAGAGGTCAAAAGATGGTGCGAGGAATAACGTGACAATTCGGATTTTAACAATAAAAACCTAAGAAAATGAGAAAGAAAATTGTTGCCGGCAACTGGAAGATGAATACGCTTCCCGCCGAAGGTGTAGAACTGGCCAAAGGCATCGTAGCCGGCCGCGGCGAGGTGTGCTCGTGCGTCAACTTCATCGTGTGCCCCCCCTTCACGCACCTTTCGCAGGTCGCCGAAGCACTCAAGGGTTCGGACATCGCCCTCGGGGCACAGGACTGCGCCACGGAGGCCAAAGGCGCCTATACGGGCGAGATCGCCGCATCGATGATCGCGGCGCTGGGTTGCAAATACGTGATCCTCGGCCACTCGGAGCGCCGCCAGTACTACGGCGAAACCTCCGCTACGCTTAACAAGAAGATGGCGCAGGCTTACGCCAACGGCCTGACCCCGATCTACTGCGTAGGCGAGAACCTCGAAGAGCGCGAGGCCGGCAAACACTTCGACGTGGTGAAGGCCCAGATCGAGGAGGTGGTTTACAACCTCACCGAAGAGGAGTACAAGAACCTCGTGATCGCATACGAGCCCGTATGGGCTATCGGCACCGGCAAGACCGCCTCGGCCGAGCAGGCACAGGAAATCCACGCTTACATCCGCCAGGTGCTGGCAGCCAAATTCGGCGCAGCAGCACAGGATACCGCCATCCTCTACGGTGGTTCGTGCAAGCCCTCGAACGCACCGGAGCTCTTCGCCAAGGAAGACGTCGACGGCGGCCTGATCGGCGGCGCAGCCCTCAAGGCAGAAGATTTCCTCGGCATCGGCAAAGGCTTCGCAAAATAAACCGACTCCGACACACAGAACGAATCCCCGGAACGTTGCAAGTTCCGGGGATTTTTTCAAACTTTCCTTGAAAACTATTGGCCCGCACGAAGCCGGAAGAGGGACATGAAAGCGGAAAGTCCCGATAAGGGCACCCTTGCCCAAGTCTATCTGCTCCGCCCGGTACTCCCGCACCTCCGGGCACAGATACCCAAGGTCGAAAACATAAAGATGCCGGTCGACTACGGGATCGAAAAGCCCCGGTCGTCCGTCCGAACCGGCAGGCAACCGCCCTCCCCGGCAAACAAGCAACCGATGCCCGGCCAAAAAGCAGGGCTCACGGCAAGACCCGGCATCCCGGACAAAAAAAAGGGACGCCCCCGATGTGGGGCGTCCCTTTTTCTGACTGCAGACGCGAATTTACATCTTCTTGCCTACGTTGGTTTTCTTGGCAACCTTCGGGGCTGCAACCTTGGCAGCCTTCGGAGCCGCGGGTTTTGCAGCCTTCGGAGCGGCAGCCTTTTTCGGTGCGGCCTTCTTGGCTTCGCCTTCCACGACCGTAGCCTCCTCGACCGCGTCGGTCTTCTTGGCTGCGGGCTTGCGCGAACGGCGCGTCTTGGGCTTGGCTTCGGCAGCTGCTGCGGGAGCGATGCCCAGCGTGTAAGCGTCGTTGAAGTCAACGAACTCGATGATGCACATGTCGGCAGCATCGCCCAGGCGGAAGCCGGTCTTCAGGATGCGAGTATAGCCGCCCGGACGCTCGGCGATCTTCGGAGCGATAGTGCGGAACAACTCGGTTACGGCCTCTTTCTGCTTGAGGTACGAGAAGACGATGCGGCGCGAGTGCGTCGAGTCGTCCTTCGACTTGGTCACCAGCGGTTCGATGAACTGGCGAACGGCCTTGGCTTTGGCAACGGTGGTCTCGATACGCTTGTGCAGGATGAGCGACGAAGCCATATTCGACATCAACGCTTTACGGTGTCCTGCCTGGCGGCCAAGGTGGTTGAAATTCTTATTGTGTCTCATAATTAATCTTTGTCAAGTTTGTAGATTGATACGTCCATACCGAACTTCAGGTTGAGCGAGGTCAGCAGCTCGTCGAGCTCCGTCAGCGATTTCTTACCGAAGTTGCGGAACTTCAGCAGGTCATTGCGGTTGAGCTTCACGAGGTCTCCCACGGTGTCCACATCTGCGGCTTTCAGGCAGTTCAGGGCACGGACGCTCAGATCCTGATCCGAAAGCTTGGTCTTCAGCAGCTGGCGCATGTGGAGTACATCCTCATCGAACTCTTCGGTACCGTTGGTATCCTCCATGTTGACGGTGATCTTCTCGTCGGAGAAGAGCATGAAGTGCTGGATAAGGATCTTTGCAGCCTCTTTCAGAGCCTCTTTGGGGTGAATCGACCCGTCGGTAGTAATCTCCAGGTTCAACTTCTCGTAGTCGGTCTTCTGCTCGACACGGTAGTTGTCGATGGAATACTTTACGTTCTTGATCGGCGTGAAGATCGAGTCGATCGGAAGGGTGCCGAACTCGCACTCGGCGGGGGTATTCTCCTCTGCCGAAACGTAACCGCGCCCCTTACCGATCGTGAGGGTCATCTGCAGCTTCGTGCCGGGCGCG
This Alistipes onderdonkii DNA region includes the following protein-coding sequences:
- a CDS encoding ABC transporter permease codes for the protein MNLAFFIARRTAQHTPDNKPGVMERIAVISVALSVAVMILAMAVIMGFKHEVARKVTAFVAHAVVTDVRGVGTLDSEPVHRSARTEGLIRSTRGFASMAPYAVKGGIVRTADAVGEVMLKGVDTAYDWSAFRGWLVDGDLPRVGDSIRTKDILLSRSLADRLMLGVGDRVEMLFVEAGDTPRRDRFKVAGIYSSGMDEMDNTVILTDLRNVQRLSDWAPDEISGYEVFTDDLAGADDFARRLGHTLLYDEDDATANLAVTSVTELYASIFDWLKAHDVNAAVIIVIMLVVAFFNMTSALLILVLERTRMIGLLKAFGMRNGQLRQVFLWRASFITLRGLAWGNAVGLGLCFVQRYFHVVRLSSEGYLLSEVPISLGWGWWLALNAGAVAAIVALLVVPTYIVSTVKPDESIRYE
- a CDS encoding SDR family NAD(P)-dependent oxidoreductase, which codes for MKKQALVTGATSGIGRATALRLAAEGYDIIATGRRSERLESLRREIEAAGGRCTTLTFDVRSEEAVRRNLEPLGRVDLLVNNAGLAAGLEHIDKGDTADWDAMIDTNVKGLLYVTRVITPKMVAAGGGHVFNIGSIAGTEPYENGAVYCASKHAVHAISQAMRADLLASGIKVTEIRPGMVETEFSEVRFHGDKERADRVYDGVEPLTGDDIAEAIAWAAQLPAHMTVNEMVLMPSQQAGAYYTHRKN
- a CDS encoding zinc metallopeptidase, with amino-acid sequence MTHMLFTLLQAGYYAEPASGAAHYSAATMGMFVLIIVIGIAGYAVQARLQSVFRKYSKVQFPGGLTGAEVAEKMLRDNNIHNVKVTHVGGNLTDHFNPQTMTVNLSDSVYSSTSVAAAAVAAHECGHAVQHARGYAPLTLRSQLVPIVQFSSTAATWVIILGLVILATTQNELLCWIGVGLIAMSAVFSLVTLPVEYNASARALEWLQVSRTMQGAQLAQAREALSWAARTYLVAALSAIASVLYYVFLILGRRD
- a CDS encoding MBOAT family O-acyltransferase; this encodes MTLPATDGIMEKLQALLSYDASSPLIFSSGLFLFLFAGFMLIYNAFRRAPMARIVYVILFSLYFYYKSSGIYFLLLIFAATSDFLIAQGIYRVRSRAAKRWLVVLSVMVNLGMLGYFKYTNFLVDIANQMFGQGFLQFQNIFLPVGISFFVFQSMSYTIDIYRGQLKPLGNWCDYLFYLSFFPQLVAGPIVRARDFIPQIRRNPVVVTREMFGTGVFLILTGLFKKAIISDYISLNFVDRIFDEPLLYSGFECLAGIYGYALQIYCDFSGYSDMAIGIALLLGFRFPKNFDAPYKSATITEFWRRWHISLSSWLRDYLYISLGGNRKGKLRTYGNLLVTMVLGGLWHGAAIRFILWGTLHGVALALHKLWMAVVPGAKATGAQMHWWSRAAGVFFTFNLVCLGWLMFRAESMQTVELMLHQIFSNFNVPMIPQVIAGYAGVFALIGAGYLLHLMPGCVDRAAQRLVANAPLVLQIVMAAAMIWCVMQIKSSDIQPFIYFQF
- a CDS encoding phosphatase PAP2 family protein, whose amino-acid sequence is MYTFDHGLFMALNFDGGPLFDRVMLTVSGTAMWLPLYALILWLVWRRSGWRGMSVFLVLMLLALGLSDIVSGIFKHNGLLGDLLPQLEPRPRPMFTPTLEGLEITPDSLRALRSAAVPHDWAVHVPPEAVSGMYGTVSAHAATIVAVAVLSCGAIRRKWFTALMVVCTVVICYSRIYLGKHFPMDLVWGTLVGSVLGYAALRGYRRLAQSRNRRFTHPR
- the lysS gene encoding lysine--tRNA ligase, producing the protein MSIELSEQEQLRRQSLAALRELGIDPYPAARYEVTATAREIADNYDEARGNYQDVRIAGRIMSRRIMGSASFFELQDHTGRIQVYIRRDDVCPEGDPTLYNTVFKKLLDIGDFIGVEGFAFHTNTGELSVHCRKFTVLSKSIRPLPVVKAKDGQTFDAFTDPEVRYRQRYVDLVVNPQVRDVFVRRAKIVATMRQFFNERGYVEVETPILQPIPGGASARPFITHHNALDIDQYLRIASELYLKKLIVGGFDGVYEFGKNFRNEGMDRTHNPEFTVMEIYVAYKDYLWMMEFTEQMLERVAVAVNGTTELTLDGKQISFKAPFRRLTMTDAIREKTGYDITGQSEEQLREACKRLGVEIDDTMGKGKLIDAIFGQYCEEELIQPTFVCDYPREMSPLCKRHRSNPDLTERFELFVNGKELCNAYSELNDPIDQLERFQEQLRLSEKGDDEAMFIDMDFVRALEYGMPSCSGMGIGIDRLTMFMTDQASIQDVLFFPQMRPEKKVVNDPVEKYTAAGIPEEWVPVIQKMGYITVEALKKLAPGKFFNDLCGFNKKNKLGLKAPSIEEVKRWCEE
- the tpiA gene encoding triose-phosphate isomerase translates to MRKKIVAGNWKMNTLPAEGVELAKGIVAGRGEVCSCVNFIVCPPFTHLSQVAEALKGSDIALGAQDCATEAKGAYTGEIAASMIAALGCKYVILGHSERRQYYGETSATLNKKMAQAYANGLTPIYCVGENLEEREAGKHFDVVKAQIEEVVYNLTEEEYKNLVIAYEPVWAIGTGKTASAEQAQEIHAYIRQVLAAKFGAAAQDTAILYGGSCKPSNAPELFAKEDVDGGLIGGAALKAEDFLGIGKGFAK
- the rplQ gene encoding 50S ribosomal protein L17, encoding MRHNKNFNHLGRQAGHRKALMSNMASSLILHKRIETTVAKAKAVRQFIEPLVTKSKDDSTHSRRIVFSYLKQKEAVTELFRTIAPKIAERPGGYTRILKTGFRLGDAADMCIIEFVDFNDAYTLGIAPAAAAEAKPKTRRSRKPAAKKTDAVEEATVVEGEAKKAAPKKAAAPKAAKPAAPKAAKVAAPKVAKKTNVGKKM
- a CDS encoding DNA-directed RNA polymerase subunit alpha yields the protein MAILAFQKPEKVIMLESTSSFGKFEFRPLEPGFGMTVGNALRRILLSSLEGYAITTVKVAGVDHEFAAIPGVMEDMLNIILNLKQVRFIRTVDNQDAEKVSINVAGVTELTAGYISNYLSFFKVLNPDLVICHLAPGTKLQMTLTIGKGRGYVSAEENTPAECEFGTLPIDSIFTPIKNVKYSIDNYRVEQKTDYEKLNLEITTDGSIHPKEALKEAAKILIQHFMLFSDEKITVNMEDTNGTEEFDEDVLHMRQLLKTKLSDQDLSVRALNCLKAADVDTVGDLVKLNRNDLLKFRNFGKKSLTELDELLTSLNLKFGMDVSIYKLDKD